Proteins encoded by one window of Armatimonadota bacterium:
- the proC gene encoding pyrroline-5-carboxylate reductase: MGITSVIGFIGAGNMAGALVRGLLGERVVAPAHLWATNRSNDARLEALRNQYGITVTRSKREIAGAASVLILAVKPKDMSEVLRELDGLVRRDHLVISVAAGVPLRTIEAAFPDAAVVRAMPNTSAAVQESATALAAGTRAGAAHLSTAEAIFRAVGDVITVEEELLDVITGLSGSGPAYVYRLIEAMIHAGTELGLEAPLARRLAIQTLVGAARMLETSREDPGELRERVTSPGGTTMAALRALEDRGFAAAVREAVGRAADRAREMAEEFG; encoded by the coding sequence GTGGGCATCACGAGCGTGATCGGATTCATCGGCGCGGGCAACATGGCCGGCGCCCTGGTGCGGGGCCTGCTGGGCGAACGCGTGGTGGCCCCGGCGCACCTGTGGGCGACGAACCGGAGCAACGACGCCCGGCTGGAGGCGTTGCGCAACCAGTACGGAATCACCGTCACGCGCAGCAAGCGGGAGATCGCCGGCGCCGCATCGGTCCTGATCCTGGCCGTGAAACCAAAGGACATGAGCGAGGTCCTCCGAGAGCTGGACGGTCTGGTGCGCCGCGACCACCTGGTCATCTCGGTGGCCGCCGGAGTTCCCCTGCGGACCATCGAGGCCGCGTTCCCCGACGCCGCCGTCGTCCGCGCCATGCCCAACACCTCCGCGGCGGTGCAGGAGTCGGCGACGGCGCTGGCCGCAGGAACGCGCGCCGGCGCCGCGCACCTGTCCACGGCCGAAGCGATCTTCCGCGCCGTGGGCGACGTGATCACCGTGGAGGAAGAGCTCCTGGACGTCATCACCGGGTTGTCGGGCAGCGGACCGGCCTACGTCTACCGGCTGATCGAAGCGATGATCCACGCGGGCACCGAGCTCGGGCTGGAGGCACCGCTGGCGCGGCGGCTGGCCATCCAGACCCTGGTGGGGGCGGCGCGCATGCTGGAGACCTCGCGGGAGGATCCGGGTGAGCTCCGGGAGCGGGTCACCTCGCCGGGCGGCACGACGATGGCGGCGCTGCGGGCCCTGGAGGACCGGGGATTCGCCGCCGCGGTCCGGGAAGCGGTCGGCCGGGCCGCCGATCGGGCCCGCGAGATGGCGGAGGAGTTCGGCTAA
- a CDS encoding methyltransferase domain-containing protein has translation MIPPEQIRRQVRAHYAARAGGGCCGEGPLASGCCGAPEVSAGEEVLEHFSGPSLGCGSPLEYAGVRSGEVVVDLGSGAGREVLLAARQAAPGGYAVGVDMTPEMVWKARENAERTGIANAEFRLGEIEHLPLADCSADVVISNCVINLVPDKRAAFREAFRVLRPGGRLVVSDIVTRGPIPETVRRSMEAWAACVGGALDLDDYLAAIRAAGFVDVEPVSTGTGTVFSVTVRARKPAAEAAG, from the coding sequence ATGATTCCGCCGGAGCAGATCCGACGGCAGGTGCGGGCACACTACGCCGCGCGGGCCGGCGGCGGGTGCTGCGGAGAAGGCCCCCTGGCCTCGGGCTGTTGCGGGGCCCCTGAGGTCTCTGCGGGCGAGGAGGTGCTCGAGCACTTCAGCGGTCCCTCGCTGGGCTGCGGGAGCCCCCTGGAGTACGCGGGGGTGCGTTCCGGGGAGGTCGTGGTCGACCTCGGATCAGGGGCGGGGCGAGAGGTGCTGCTGGCCGCCCGCCAGGCCGCTCCCGGGGGATATGCCGTCGGCGTGGACATGACGCCGGAGATGGTCTGGAAGGCGCGGGAGAACGCCGAGCGCACCGGGATCGCCAACGCCGAGTTTCGATTGGGCGAGATCGAGCACCTGCCGCTGGCCGACTGCAGCGCCGACGTCGTGATCAGCAACTGCGTGATCAACCTCGTCCCCGACAAGCGGGCCGCGTTCCGGGAGGCGTTCCGCGTCCTGCGGCCGGGGGGCCGCCTCGTCGTCTCCGACATCGTGACCCGCGGCCCGATCCCGGAGACCGTGCGCCGGTCCATGGAGGCCTGGGCGGCCTGCGTCGGCGGCGCACTGGACCTCGACGACTACCTGGCCGCGATTCGCGCCGCGGGGTTTGTGGACGTGGAACCCGTGAGCACGGGGACCGGGACGGTATTCAGCGTCACGGTCAGAGCCCGCAAGCCGGCTGCCGAAGCCGCAGGTTAG
- the arsN2 gene encoding arsenic resistance N-acetyltransferase ArsN2, with protein MVGVTIRDAQAADLAAIRHLLREVGLPTAGVAEHIAGFAVAEEAGRIVAAAGLERYGRTALLRSVAAAPAYRGRGIPGALVTRLLRRAVGQGVAEVFLLTTDAAGYFRRFGFEPVAREEVAPDVRRSTEFADACCVTAQAMRMRLEAVEGRRSRS; from the coding sequence ATGGTCGGCGTGACGATTCGGGACGCGCAGGCGGCCGATCTGGCCGCGATCCGGCATCTGCTCCGGGAAGTCGGCCTGCCCACCGCCGGGGTGGCCGAGCACATCGCCGGCTTTGCCGTGGCCGAAGAGGCGGGCCGGATCGTGGCCGCAGCGGGGCTGGAAAGGTACGGTCGAACCGCGCTGCTGCGCTCGGTGGCCGCCGCCCCCGCCTACCGCGGCCGGGGGATTCCGGGCGCGCTCGTGACGAGGTTGCTCCGGCGCGCCGTCGGGCAGGGAGTCGCGGAGGTCTTCCTGCTCACGACCGACGCCGCCGGGTATTTCCGGCGATTCGGGTTCGAACCGGTGGCGCGGGAGGAGGTGGCTCCCGACGTGCGGCGGTCCACCGAGTTTGCCGATGCGTGCTGCGTGACGGCGCAGGCGATGCGGATGCGTCTTGAGGCGGTCGAGGGGAGGAGGTCGCGGTCATGA
- a CDS encoding metalloregulator ArsR/SmtB family transcription factor, with translation MAVAKEADREAVHRACCDDQCLTAVAGTRFDERRIAHAATAFRALGDEIRLKILTLLSRHDALCVCEIQQAFEVGQPTISHHLRVLREAGLVDVTRHGIWAYYALRRNAIKALIQELVGAI, from the coding sequence GTGGCGGTGGCGAAGGAAGCCGATCGGGAGGCGGTGCACCGGGCCTGCTGTGACGACCAGTGCCTGACCGCCGTGGCCGGAACCCGGTTCGACGAGCGCCGGATCGCACACGCCGCGACGGCGTTCCGCGCCCTGGGGGACGAGATCCGGCTCAAGATACTCACCCTCCTTTCCCGCCACGACGCCCTGTGCGTCTGCGAGATCCAGCAGGCCTTCGAGGTCGGACAGCCCACCATCTCCCACCACCTGCGGGTGCTTCGCGAGGCGGGGCTGGTCGATGTCACGCGGCACGGGATCTGGGCCTACTATGCCCTGCGCCGGAACGCCATCAAAGCCCTGATCCAGGAACTCGTCGGCGCGATTTAG
- a CDS encoding YtxH domain-containing protein — translation MGRREFWTGMIVGSLVGIGLGVLFAPRSGQETRQRIRSGAETVGDRLRSTAGGLGERVRETADDLTRRGRSIVEEGSRRLRVAYERGRKGLTPEEVPAGPGDGQQS, via the coding sequence GTGGGACGGAGAGAGTTCTGGACCGGTATGATCGTCGGGAGCCTGGTCGGGATCGGACTGGGGGTGCTGTTTGCCCCGCGGTCAGGCCAGGAGACGCGGCAGCGGATCCGGAGCGGCGCGGAGACCGTCGGCGATCGTCTCCGCTCCACCGCCGGGGGGCTGGGCGAGCGCGTGCGCGAGACGGCCGACGACCTGACCCGGCGCGGCCGATCGATTGTGGAAGAGGGGTCGCGGCGGCTGCGCGTGGCCTACGAGCGCGGGCGAAAGGGACTCACCCCCGAGGAGGTCCCCGCCGGGCCCGGAGACGGCCAGCAGAGCTGA
- a CDS encoding O-methyltransferase, giving the protein MAHELVAPVLARYLDDLVPPRPRELAAMETYGRKAGFPIIGPAAGQFCYVLARLTGARRVFEMGSGYGYSTAWFARAVKDNGGGTVFHVVWDEELSQRGRRHLRALDLDDVVEYRVGEAVAILRETPGPFDLIFNDIDKSAYPASLAVIAEKLRPGGALIVDNGLWGGRVFDRRDRTPATEGVRELTRLLTTDPRWATTLVPIRDGLLIACRQER; this is encoded by the coding sequence ATGGCGCATGAGCTGGTGGCTCCCGTGCTCGCCCGATACCTGGACGACCTCGTTCCTCCCCGCCCGAGAGAACTCGCGGCGATGGAAACCTACGGACGCAAGGCCGGGTTCCCCATTATAGGACCGGCGGCGGGACAGTTCTGCTACGTGCTGGCCCGCCTGACGGGCGCGCGGCGCGTTTTCGAGATGGGCTCGGGGTACGGCTATTCCACGGCGTGGTTCGCGCGCGCCGTGAAGGACAACGGCGGCGGAACGGTCTTCCACGTCGTGTGGGATGAGGAGCTTTCGCAGCGGGGGCGACGGCACCTGCGCGCGCTGGACCTCGACGATGTGGTCGAGTATCGCGTCGGCGAAGCCGTGGCGATCCTGCGGGAGACTCCGGGGCCCTTCGACCTGATCTTCAACGACATCGACAAGTCGGCGTACCCGGCCTCTCTCGCGGTGATCGCCGAGAAGCTGCGCCCCGGCGGTGCCCTCATCGTGGACAACGGGCTCTGGGGCGGCCGCGTGTTCGATCGCCGCGATCGGACGCCGGCCACGGAGGGGGTCCGGGAGCTGACCAGGCTCCTGACCACCGATCCCCGCTGGGCGACGACCCTGGTCCCCATCCGGGACGGCCTCCTGATCGCCTGCCGCCAGGAACGGTGA
- a CDS encoding M24 family metallopeptidase, translating into MVHADAWNQLQGWMAAQGMERLWLYRPENFAWLTGGDSTVVAGEGVAWLEATRDELVMHTSVIEAARLAEEEAPGLRPISYPWHALPPLQYPNDLEHDLTSLRLVLPGRACEQFRTLGRETAMALGEAVREALPGWSERRLAAVIAERLTARGIQPVVLLAAGEDRLFRYRHPLPKDRPLGRLCLAVVCGRRHGLVANVTRMRSWGHPEVAGLYEQVLAVEAAALAATRPGATLAHVLEAVRSAYERLSRAAAFEEHHQGGLAGYRPREIVATPATHVELGHGMAVAWNPSLPGAKVEDTFLITAEGLENLTLDPYWPVVSVAGRERPAVFQG; encoded by the coding sequence ATGGTCCACGCCGACGCCTGGAACCAGCTGCAGGGGTGGATGGCGGCGCAGGGGATGGAGCGTCTGTGGTTGTACCGGCCGGAGAACTTCGCCTGGCTGACCGGCGGCGACAGCACCGTGGTGGCTGGCGAAGGCGTCGCCTGGCTCGAAGCGACACGCGATGAGCTGGTGATGCACACCTCGGTGATCGAAGCCGCCCGCCTCGCCGAAGAGGAGGCTCCGGGGCTTCGCCCGATCTCCTATCCCTGGCATGCGCTACCGCCTCTCCAGTATCCCAACGATCTCGAGCACGACCTCACGTCCCTACGTCTGGTCCTGCCCGGGCGCGCCTGCGAGCAGTTCCGGACCCTTGGACGGGAGACGGCGATGGCCTTGGGCGAGGCCGTCCGCGAGGCCCTGCCTGGGTGGAGCGAGCGGCGGCTGGCCGCCGTCATTGCGGAGCGCCTGACGGCCAGAGGCATCCAGCCCGTGGTCCTGCTCGCCGCCGGCGAGGATCGCCTCTTCCGTTATCGGCATCCTCTGCCGAAGGATCGGCCGCTCGGAAGGTTATGTCTGGCCGTGGTGTGCGGCCGCCGCCACGGCCTCGTCGCCAATGTGACCCGGATGCGGAGCTGGGGCCACCCGGAGGTCGCCGGTCTGTACGAGCAGGTGTTGGCGGTAGAGGCGGCGGCCCTGGCGGCCACGCGGCCAGGAGCAACCCTGGCCCACGTGCTGGAAGCCGTCCGCTCAGCCTACGAACGCCTGTCGCGCGCCGCAGCCTTCGAGGAGCACCATCAGGGGGGACTCGCCGGGTACCGCCCGAGAGAAATCGTGGCCACACCGGCCACGCACGTCGAACTCGGGCACGGCATGGCCGTCGCCTGGAACCCATCACTGCCCGGGGCGAAGGTCGAGGATACCTTCCTGATCACCGCCGAGGGCCTGGAAAACCTCACGCTGGACCCGTACTGGCCCGTCGTGAGCGTCGCCGGGCGGGAGCGCCCGGCCGTCTTCCAGGGCTGA
- a CDS encoding L-fucose/L-arabinose isomerase family protein produces MSRTTLGLIVGNRGFFPDHLCERGRQEILQVLAEEAIDVITLDPEQTKLGTVESWEDAKKCAALFRVHREEIAGIVVTLPNFGDERAVADALRLAGLRVPVLVHAFPDEIGQMTIASRRDSFCGKISVCNNLTQYGIPFSLTRQHTVAPQTPAFRRDLREFVATCRVVRGLQGLRVGLVGARPAAFNTVRFSEKLLEGAGISVITLDLSEVLGRIARLGDDSPAVAARLDGIRAYVRTEGIPSSALVKMAKLGVVLDEWMSVNGLRASAIQCWTALEEYLGVVPCTVMSMMSNAMMPSACETDVAGVVAMYALQLAANQPSAIVDWNNNYKDDPNRAVIFHCSNLPLTMFEEATMSYQEIIAGTVGRENTFGTIVGRLRPGPLTFCRFSTDDRAGTIAGYIGEGRVVEEFLQTFGGYAVVEIPEMQDLLRFICRNGFEHHVAVTLASVAGPVYEATTRYLGWRIHRHGGSVGGH; encoded by the coding sequence ATGAGCAGGACGACGCTGGGACTGATCGTGGGCAACCGGGGGTTCTTCCCCGATCACCTGTGCGAGCGTGGCCGGCAGGAGATCCTGCAGGTGCTGGCCGAGGAGGCGATCGACGTCATCACCCTCGATCCGGAACAGACCAAACTGGGGACCGTGGAGAGCTGGGAGGACGCGAAGAAGTGCGCCGCGCTCTTTCGGGTCCACCGTGAAGAGATCGCCGGCATTGTGGTGACGCTGCCCAACTTCGGCGACGAGAGGGCCGTGGCTGACGCACTGCGCCTGGCCGGGCTGCGCGTCCCGGTGCTGGTCCATGCCTTTCCCGACGAGATCGGGCAAATGACCATCGCCAGCCGGCGCGACAGCTTCTGCGGCAAGATCTCGGTGTGCAACAACCTGACCCAGTACGGCATCCCCTTCTCCCTCACTCGCCAGCACACCGTGGCGCCGCAGACGCCGGCGTTCCGTCGGGATCTCCGGGAGTTCGTCGCCACCTGCCGGGTGGTGCGCGGGCTGCAGGGGCTGCGCGTCGGACTGGTGGGGGCCCGGCCGGCGGCCTTCAACACGGTCCGGTTCAGCGAGAAGCTGCTGGAAGGGGCGGGAATCTCCGTCATCACCCTCGATCTCTCCGAGGTCCTGGGTCGGATCGCGCGCCTCGGGGACGACAGCCCGGCGGTGGCGGCGCGCCTGGACGGCATCCGCGCCTACGTACGGACCGAAGGGATTCCTTCGAGCGCGCTGGTGAAGATGGCCAAGCTCGGCGTCGTGCTCGACGAGTGGATGAGCGTCAACGGGCTGCGGGCCAGCGCCATTCAGTGCTGGACCGCCCTGGAAGAGTATTTGGGCGTGGTGCCGTGCACGGTGATGAGTATGATGAGCAACGCGATGATGCCCAGCGCCTGCGAGACGGATGTCGCCGGAGTGGTGGCCATGTACGCGCTGCAGCTGGCCGCAAACCAACCCAGCGCGATCGTGGACTGGAACAACAACTATAAGGACGATCCAAACCGGGCAGTGATCTTCCACTGCAGCAACCTACCGCTGACGATGTTTGAGGAGGCGACGATGAGTTACCAGGAGATCATCGCCGGGACGGTGGGCCGGGAGAACACCTTCGGCACCATCGTCGGCCGGCTGCGCCCGGGTCCGCTGACCTTTTGCCGCTTTTCCACCGACGATCGCGCCGGCACCATCGCCGGCTACATCGGCGAGGGGCGGGTTGTGGAGGAGTTTCTACAAACCTTCGGCGGGTATGCCGTCGTGGAGATCCCGGAGATGCAGGATCTCTTGCGCTTCATCTGCCGGAACGGGTTCGAGCATCACGTGGCCGTGACCCTGGCCTCTGTGGCCGGACCCGTTTACGAGGCCACCACCCGCTACCTGGGGTGGCGGATCCACCGGCATGGAGGATCGGTGGGGGGGCACTGA
- a CDS encoding carbohydrate ABC transporter permease translates to MREGAQAVAKLVITLAVMVFFLFPVYWLVTTAFKPGSDWFRWPPMIIPQALTLDNFTGGGSGIYGGGGGTTAIENIVPYLRNSVVVALGTALISTFVAALAGYAISRFKIGGMPFVSWIISVRMLPPIAAALPLYVTFRLLHLLDTWWALILVHLTFTTPFAVWVLISFFNEIPRELDEAAFVDGATPFATFWRVVLPLSAPGLAAMMTLSFVQSWGEFLLALILTSTARAQTLPIYLGRYITGFRVAWGPLAAAGLVTMLPVVVFSLLMQRYLLRGLTFGAVKG, encoded by the coding sequence ATGAGGGAGGGCGCTCAGGCCGTGGCCAAGCTCGTGATCACACTGGCGGTCATGGTGTTCTTCCTCTTTCCCGTCTACTGGCTGGTGACCACTGCCTTCAAGCCCGGCAGCGATTGGTTCCGCTGGCCGCCGATGATCATTCCCCAAGCTTTGACCCTCGATAACTTCACGGGAGGCGGCTCGGGGATCTACGGTGGCGGCGGCGGCACGACGGCGATCGAGAACATCGTACCCTATCTGCGCAACAGCGTGGTGGTGGCGCTGGGCACGGCGCTCATCTCCACCTTTGTGGCGGCGTTGGCCGGATACGCCATCTCTCGGTTCAAAATTGGAGGGATGCCCTTCGTCTCGTGGATCATCTCCGTGCGTATGCTGCCGCCCATCGCCGCCGCGCTGCCCCTCTACGTGACCTTTCGCCTGCTGCACCTGCTCGACACCTGGTGGGCGCTGATCCTGGTGCACCTCACCTTCACCACGCCTTTTGCCGTGTGGGTGCTGATCTCGTTCTTCAACGAGATCCCGCGCGAGCTCGATGAGGCGGCCTTCGTGGACGGCGCCACGCCCTTCGCCACCTTCTGGCGGGTCGTCCTCCCGCTCTCGGCGCCCGGATTGGCGGCCATGATGACCCTGAGCTTCGTGCAGAGCTGGGGCGAATTTCTGCTGGCCCTGATCCTGACCTCGACGGCCCGAGCGCAGACGCTGCCCATCTACCTGGGCCGGTACATCACCGGTTTCCGTGTGGCCTGGGGACCGCTGGCCGCGGCCGGCCTGGTGACGATGCTGCCCGTGGTGGTGTTCTCCTTGCTGATGCAGCGTTATCTGCTCCGGGGCCTGACCTTCGGGGCCGTGAAGGGCTAG
- a CDS encoding sugar ABC transporter permease, whose product MILPLVALLVGLSAYPFVYMLYMSAHTYNLAQWTPPRYVGTANFVQMARDSTMRASLVFTGLMAGIALPVELLLGLGLALLLRGVVGERVWRSLLLLPMMIPAVVAGIAWKMLYNFEFGPVNYALSKFGLERISWLGDFTAARIGLIIIDIWQWTPFVFLVLYAGLQNVPRDLVESATVDGAGGWAVTRFIELPFLAPLIWVVLIVRLIDILKLFDIVYMTTFGGPGSATHPLSFYIYKVGVSFGWDVGYGSALSMLLLAVITLLTNVLIRILHIDRLLELERA is encoded by the coding sequence ATGATCCTGCCGCTGGTCGCGCTGCTGGTCGGGCTGAGCGCCTACCCGTTCGTCTATATGCTTTACATGTCGGCGCACACCTACAACCTGGCGCAGTGGACCCCGCCGCGCTACGTCGGGACGGCAAACTTCGTCCAGATGGCCCGGGACTCCACGATGCGGGCGTCGCTGGTCTTCACCGGTCTGATGGCGGGGATCGCCCTGCCCGTCGAGCTGCTCCTGGGGCTGGGCCTGGCGCTGCTCCTGCGCGGCGTCGTCGGCGAGCGGGTCTGGCGCTCGCTCCTCCTGCTGCCGATGATGATCCCCGCGGTGGTGGCGGGCATCGCCTGGAAGATGCTCTACAACTTCGAGTTCGGTCCGGTGAACTACGCGCTCTCCAAGTTCGGGCTGGAGCGGATCTCCTGGCTGGGAGATTTCACCGCGGCCCGTATCGGGCTCATCATCATCGACATCTGGCAGTGGACGCCTTTTGTCTTCCTGGTGCTGTATGCCGGCCTGCAGAATGTCCCCCGGGACCTGGTGGAGTCGGCGACCGTGGACGGCGCCGGGGGCTGGGCCGTAACGCGGTTCATCGAGCTGCCCTTTCTCGCGCCCCTCATCTGGGTGGTTCTCATCGTGCGCCTGATCGACATCCTTAAACTCTTCGACATCGTGTACATGACGACGTTCGGCGGACCGGGGTCGGCCACGCATCCGCTGAGCTTCTATATCTACAAGGTCGGGGTCTCCTTCGGATGGGATGTCGGCTACGGCTCGGCCCTGAGCATGCTCCTGCTGGCGGTCATCACGCTCCTGACCAACGTTCTCATCCGGATCCTGCACATCGACCGTCTGCTGGAGCTGGAACGGGCATGA